The Elaeis guineensis isolate ETL-2024a chromosome 5, EG11, whole genome shotgun sequence DNA segment AGAGAGTTCAGTAGGCAGCAGACAGATGCTGAGGGGTGCCGATAAAGAGGAGAAGCAGAGGACTTCAGGCAGATTGTCAGACAGTGGACAACAGTCATTTCAAGAgttttctagagagagagagctttgtgAGGGAGTGCTTCTTATTAAGAGAGAGAttagtgtacgagggttgagagtgtgatctcttcttgtaattttttttttctcatagtgaagcttgcatgtcctgTGGAGACGAGCCTTTGATTGATTCACGCATTTGattgtgttttttattttttatttttttctattacaaTGAGTGGTACCAGATTCATAACAATTGGCATCAAAGCTAGATGGTATCAGGATGTAGGTTGTGGcagtggtgatcaagattgaagaagatggagaaatcATACTCAATCAAGATGAAAATCAATCGATATGATGAGAAAAGTAATTTTTCTTGTAGCAAGTGAGGGTGAAGGATATACTCATCCAACgggattgattgatgctctcaTATATGAGGAGAAGCTGATTACTATGGAGGTAATGGATTGAAGGCGGCTCCAGATACAGATGGTGAATACGATCCACTTGTACTTAATGGATAATGTGGTGATCCAtttgcttagcgagacttctccgatggggATGTGGACGAAGCTCAAAGAGATATACATGACGAAGTTACTCACCAATGTGCTCTTCTTCTAGAAGTAGTTCTACCAGCTATGGATCAGCGAGAAATAGAGCATGTAGGAGCATCTTAAcaacttccaaaagatcctcatcGATCTTCTCAGTATTGacgagaaggttgaggagaagactagaacACTGGTTATGCTTTCGTCGCTTTCCTCTTTTTTTGAGTCTTTGATGACTGTTCTTCTAGtggaaaagagcaccatcaagatggaagaGGTAACTTCTGCTctactccagaatgagattctcagatgGAAGAATCGATCTTCGAGTTCAGGTAGTGACTCGGCTATGATGATGTCTGGAGGTGGTGACAACAGAAAatggagcgacagaagatcgtgAGATGGGCGATCCAAGTCTAAGATGAGGGAGTCAAGCAAAATTAGATGCTACAGATGTGATGAGTTGAGATATCATGTCAGAAATTGCCCACAACTCAAAGATCGGATAAAGGATACTATGACGATAGTGAGTAGTGATACAAAAAAAAGTGATGTGATTCTTCTGATTTTAGACGAGATATCTATTTCTTTCCATCAGTGGATTATGGATTCTGTATgttcgcatcatgtgtgttgcaaagaggagctgtttgactccctgaagagcAGTAAGGGCACTGTTCGTTTGCCGGATGGATCAAGCTATGCGATCGAGAGCATCAGGACTGTCAGTGTGAAGGTACATAATGAAACAGTCAGAAAATTAGATGAGGTCCGATATATACCCAGTTCTTGAAGGAATCTAATCTCTGAGCAAATTGGATTCGATCGACTACAAGTGGAGAGCTGATGGAGAAATTCTAAAGATCTTGCACGGCAGCAGGATTGTGATGAGGAGAAGAAAGTATGAAGGATATTACCTCTTGCTAGGGAGCTCAGCGCGAGGTGGAACTTCAAAAGCTagtgggagcccagtgcgaggtgaagcTACAGATGCAGATGGATCagacacgagacaggagactcggaaggatgacAGACAATATCATAAGGTGAAGTTCTTATTGCCACAAGAGGCTATTTCAAGTAGATCTCAAGTTAGGAGAagcacagcatatgatggagatgggatcgaatgGCCTAGCTTGACTCTCATATTTGTCAATCTATGATCAACAAGTATATGCCCTAGGGCATAGGGGTGAGATCATCCAAAATGCTCTGAAAATTAGGTGGAGCCTGAATgttgagtcgaggtggagattattgagaaaaatatctcagaTTTGACCCACAAAGAGCCCACAATAAAGTCCACAATAAGAAGAAGCCCAGGGAAGTAGCCTATGTGAAGAACAACCCGTTTGAGGGAGCTGGCCGCGGCCCAGCAGCTAGGCACGGGCCAGCCCAGGCGCGCACAGGCTGGCCACAGGCACGGCCCAGCGGGGCACACGACATGCATTTTCGATACGGTTTCTCACAGTCCACCATAAACTAGCCTACGTTTCCTGTCCATTTCTCATAGCTCATGGCTACTCTCATGGATCGAGCGGTCCAAATGCGAGATATTGCGATTCACAGGCTTTGTTTGCACGATCAAGCGACTGGCGGGGCATGCGGGAGCAATCCGATGGTCAGGGGGTTATTTGAGTTCTAATCGAAGTTCTGTCTCCGATCTGGGCTCGGCTTGAGGTGTTTAAGAGGCCCTGTGGGCAAGGTGTTCAACAGTGGTGATGGCAGTTGGCAGATCAGAGAAGCAGCAGCTGAGAGAGAGTTCGACAGGCAGCAGACAGACACTGAGGGGCGTCGGTAGAGAGCAAAAGCAGAGGGCTTCAAATAGATTATCAGACAGCGGACAGCGATCGTTTCAGAGATCTTTTAAAGAGAGAACTTTATGAGGGActacttcttgttgagagagatatTGATGTACAAGAAttgagaatataattttttttataatttttttttataataaaatttatatattttatagggATGAGTTATTATCTTGTtcatatatttgattttttttttctgccgTAATAAATGACGCTGGATCTATAATATTTTGTGTCTAAACATCGGTAATCGTAAAAGTTTATTAAAGAAGCCATCCGGATGTATGACTAGATGGCAGAGTATGACGGGAGAATGCATGCACCATCTAGAAGGCGACGTCATGTTGGTGCACGTGCGCGGGAGTAGGATGGAAGAGCAAGCAGATTACATCCGCATAACAACAAGATCATACATCTTGGCAATCAGATTCATCTCATTCATGTGGGCCAATCATCAGGATAAGTGTATAAAGAGTGTGGCCCCCAAAAATGAGATGATCCGATTAGTACAGCGCACAACCACATGGTGCATggaggatataattttttttgaaaaagcaaTGGAGATCCCTATGTTGGTCCCACCCCTTGAATTATTTTCATTTGGTGGTCTTGATTTAGTGGGGATCTGCATCGTACTATTGTGGAAGCACGTCAAAGTCCGAGGCTTGTAACCTAGCCAAATCCTAAACACTAAATTATAGAAGATGCCTTGCTTTCACCCACCCACGACAGATGCCCACATGATAACGGTTGCTTACAAAAATTATATGGGTCACGCATTATAGAAAAAAACATGAAATAGATTttctattttatcatattttatctaACTATTATcaaatttaaagaataaatttaaaaattaaatttttttttactaacaAAATTATcaatctcataattaaaaataaaaaatataattttttttaaatttttaaaatatactttTACCTGATACATACTATATGATCAGATGTTATCCATCAAGCAAATTAATCATTAAATGagtcaatatatatttttaaataaattgatataatttttagaatatcatattcaccaatatataatatatgatcagatgatatatatatatatatatatatatatatatatatatatatatatatatatatatatatatatatatatatataaaataaattagtcatCTAATAATCTAATATATATCTTCAAGTAAATTgatgtataatttttaaaatatcatgttcattgatatatattatatagtcTGATGATACATATTCATCAACTTTTTGAtatatactaaatatttttttaaaacgcatctgctatggtccaatatatatatttagataaatCGATATGTAATTTTGAGAATATACTTTTTATTTAGAGATATGTATTGGATCACCATCATATGAGTATTAAAAAAGTttataatatatatcaaaaaattgatATTGAATGTGTATCACCTAGCCATATATTGTTACTGATAAATATGATATTCCAAAAATTATGTACCAATTTGATGAGATTGCTAGATGACTAATGCTAAATATGTATCACTTGACCGTGTATTATATATTGGTAAACTTcatattgtaaaaattatatatcaatttatttagagatataAATTGACTTGcttgataattaatttatttggAGTATACTATCTAGCCGTATATTATATATTAGTGATTACTATGTTCtgaaatctatatatatatatattttagatctagagtacATGGATGAAAAGCACATTCttaaaacaaaaagaaagaaaatattgtaCATTTCTAATTATACATGAGACTAATAGCTCTACTAATAAAAGAAGTTTTTTACTTTAATATTCCTTACTTAAGATGGTCATTAGAAGAGATGCGGCAAAACTGAAAGTTCATCCATATATCTTTTTCTCCGATGCCTACTAGTAGGAGTGGCaattggatcggatcggatcatataTGGGTCAGATCAATAtggatcggatcagaaaatcatcaatccaaatttgatctgtttattaaaaagatcaaaataaATCTGAacccaatctatttattaaataagtaaatCGATCTGActcatttaatctgtttattaaacagatcaaattagattaaataagctaaacagattaaacagattggATTAAATGAGTTAGAAATATATTAAATAGactttaaacagattaaataggacttaaacagattaaatagattaaataaatcaGAAACAAATTTAATAGATTATctgaattaatttaatttaaatattaaataaattaaataaattgaatatttaaaatttaaatttaatttatatattaaatatattaaataaattaatttatttataatttaaatttatttataatagaataaatatagatatggatggaAACATATTTTGTGGGCCCTACTTGCTGCATATGATTTTAGTTCTCAGAATGCCTATGACAACCTAAGCGATTACTTTCCCCCTGTGGACGACCCGCAAAATATTCGTACATGGCTTGCTCTGTCGACCATTAATTATCATAATAGTAGTTTATTAATTACAGCATATTACCGAGAATTACCTTCCAGGATCGATGTCCCATACCCAACAAGGACGTGTTGGTTTTCCCCTCCCCAAGGCTTCATCTAATCTCGTATCGTATTTTTTTGTGATGGTCCGGCGCCTGGTCCGATACTACTGTCGGACAGAGGACAGCATACTGCCGGAAAGGATAGGATGCATACTGCCGTCATCAACTAATCATGCATCACTGTATCAGCCGACGGACAGAGGGCAGCATCCTCCATTCAGCTGTCCGGCCAGCGCAGCAGACAGCCTTGTGCCACAAATCCATCGAGTactttacctaattaattttaaaaaaaattatttataaaaataatttaatttttaatttatttatcaaaataatataaacagtataaaatatcattcaaaatgatattttttgataaccACGTCACCGCCATTCTCCATATGGacgtgaaaaaaaaattaaaatcatcaattCAAATGACGTGTTTTAAAACGCCATTTGAATTGAcgattttaattattaattcttcaaaaaaaataaaaattataattttaaatttaaaaaaataaaatttttaatttaaattcaaataaaaaatatcatttcaaattactttcctcatttcaaattaattaatttttttaaaaaaatatctcaaaaaaatatatcttaaaaaattaaaaaataaaaaatatcataaaaaagaaaaaaaaagaaaaaagataagaaaaaaaataaaatttataattttaaatttaaaaaaataaaatttttaattttaattcaaataaaaaacatcatttcaaattattttctccatttcaaattaatctttttaaaaaatattccaaacaaaggaaaaaactacctaaaaaaattccataaaaacagaaaaaaaatgaaaaaaattaaaattaaaattttaaattattaaaaaaattaaaattttaatttgaatttaaaaaaataaaaaataaaataaaaaagtgaaaaaatgagaaaaaaataaaaataaattaaaataataaattaaaatttttaaaaagataaaaattttaactttaattcaaataaaaaatatcatttcaaattactatcccatttcaaattatttttttaaaaaaatatatgaaaaaagaaaaaaattggtgtacaaaaaataaaaacagcataaaaaaagaaaaaagagaaaatatttaaattaaaaaaaataaaaataaaaattttaaattttttaaaaaataaaaattataattttgattcaaataaaaattatcatttcaaattagtatccccatttcaaattatctttttaaaaaaaatattttaaaaaaattggtgtaaaaaagaaataaaaaataccataaaaaaagaattaagaaaaataaaaataaaaattttaaatttttaaaaaataaaaattttaattttaatttaaataaaaatcatcatttcaaattacaatccctttttcaaattaatttttttaaaaaataccataaaataaaaaaagagaaaaaattaaaaaaataaaaattataatttaaattaaaaaaataaaaaattatatttttaattcaaataaaaaatatcatttcaaatcattttcttcatttaatattaattttttaaaaaaaatatcccaaaaaaattttaaaaaaataccataaaaaataccataaaaaatgaaaaaaatgaaaaaaatgaaaaagaaatgaggaaaaaataaaaattataatttttaatttaaaaaaaataaaatttttaatttaaattcaaataaaaaacataatttcaaattactaaattaatttaatttagaaataccttaaaaaatatccccttcaaattaaaattttaatttttttattatttaaatgtataattttaattttctcccatttttaccctttttggcatttttttaggtattttttcctttatttggaatattttttaaaaaattaattttaaattaatttagtaatttgaaatgatattttttatttgaattaaaattaaaatttttatttttttaatttaaaattataatatttatttttttttattttttcttttttatggtattttttcttttttaaattttttaagtttttttgggatatttttttaaaaatattaattttaaatgaaaaaaataatttgaaatgatattttttatttgaattaaaattaaaatttttattttttaaaatttaaatttaaaattataatttttatttttttctcatttttttcattcttttatggtattttttaaaaaaattaatttgaaaaggagattgtaatttgaaatgatgatttttatttaaattaaaattaaaatttttattttttaaaatttaaaattataattttattttttaaaattcttttttatgatattttttatttttttatatcaattttttttcagatattttttttaaaaaaatttgaaatggagatactaatttgaaatgatgatttttattttaatcaaaattataatttttattttttaaaaaaaattaaaattatatttttttatttttttattttttttgaaaaaaattaaaatttctgaTTTAAATAGCATTTTTTAAAACActatttaattttatgattttattttattttattttttttccatccaCGTGAAAAATTGGTGGCATAGGGTGGCGACGTgaccataaaaaaatatcattttgaataatattttttattatttatattattttaataaataaattaaaaattatattatttttataaataaatttttttaaattaattaaataaagtaCTCCAAATCCACTGTCGGGTCACGTGTTCAGAAATCTGGTCTTATGTGTGGTCCGCAGTCCACATCAGGGGGACCAAGTGTCAACCACTACAACGGTGGAAATAGCCGAGTGGACGTTGTCTCGTTCTAGCTAGCAAGCCATAAAAAAGAAGACGATCGTCAAGAAGAGGTCCAGAGAGGCTGGAAGAACATCATTAATTTATTTGTTAGCTTGTTAATTGATGAGTAAATTTTCCGATGATATCACGTCatcattataataaattaatggataataaaaaataaataaaaaataaaaaaataatatgagatattatccataaaaattattgaaatatataaaaatcgatgaaatataaaaattcttattaatttattatagatTTAATGTGATGTCATcattgcaacgaatatttttttGTAATTGATGACTGGTTTTCCGATTTCAATCAGCAGGATTGTTCGGTTTCCCTTCATGGTTTTGGATGCGTCTCTAAACGAACAAGGCTTTGAAATATCGCCCAGATATCCCAATGAGCAGTCGAAGCCTGAGAAAACGAAGCATTGACTAAACCAAGGAGTGGTTTGTCGGTTCGAGGCATACATGGTATGATGTAAATGATTCAAAATAAGTTTAAGAAAGAAAAACGCTGAAGGTTGCTTGGTGCCCACGGGATGATTGAACCATGCTAGGACCTCATGTGACACATTATACCAATATTCACTAAAAACGCaatcacttttttcttttttgttgcttTCCTAAGAGGAGCAAGACATGTAGGGTTCCAAGACTTGGCAGAAAATGCCAAATTTTAAAAAGATGTGATTCCCAACTACCAAAAAGCATTTCACTGGTGGGGCTATttagtaattaaaaaaaaaatccaacacaAAATATTTATACTTAGAATAGACGAATAGgtactctttctttttttttttttctttttttttgttctttttttttttttttgtggtaaagAATAGGTAGTTCCCTTTCCAAATTATGCCCTACGTCGTCGATAAGATTAAAATAGAAAAGTCGTACACTTTAACTTGATTAGTTCAATGtactttaaataaaaaaaaaaaaaaggactttgATGTGTTTTATTCTCGAaaccaataattataataaatagttGACAACTGATGAACGCTGGGATGCAAAAGAAGCCAGTCTATTGATTTGACAATTACCTCGCCCGGGCTTTCCATCTTCATAAACCAATGGCTATACTGATTAATCTGAATTCCTCGTCAGAATTGTTGTTGCAAAGGGCGAATGAAGGATTGAAAGAATGGTGGGTAAAAGAATGCAAtcccaagagaaaaataaaaataaaaaaatctaccaCCCTTATATCATTCACGTGCATGCAAGCCTTTCACAAACCATGCATCACAAATACGTCACTCCTCCTCTGGGTCCAATCTTGCAACGTggactttaccaaaaaaaaaaaaaaaaaaaaaactcttgctACGTGGTAGCCGAGATGGAGCACCAACAGTCGGATGGGAGCACCACTGACCGTCCGATCACCGTCCACGTACGAAGCAGCGTGTCGTGGCACGTGGCGAAAAGAAGCTTGCCGCTCAAGCTTGTGGCGAGGAAATGCAACTACTCGGGTCAAAATCGTAGTCGGTCACGTCGCCTCGCGCTCCAATCCAGCGGCGCGCGTCACCGGCGAAACGTTGAAACCACCGACGGTAGCCGGTGACGTTGTCCCCACGGTGCGCGTCGCGCGAAGGTTCCTTGCAGAAAAAGCAAATCGTTGGCAGGCAGATTTCTTGGAATATTTTATAAATGCGAGACTTGTTATTAATAAGCGATCCAAGGACCAGATGGTTCCTCCGCAAGAGTGGAGAGTCCCGGAGCCCTcctcttctctcctcttttctcccCCTCCGTTCGTTCGTTTCTCCCGTCTAGGGTTCCAATAAGGTGCGTTGTTCTCCATCACTTCCTACTAGATTTCGATCGGTTTCTTTGGTTTCTTGCTTGAAATACTATCTCTCTTCCTGCAAAAATTGCTGCAAATTTGACGGATTTCGTGTTTGTTAGAGCAGATGATGTGGTTTTGATTTCTTGTTTCGATTGGTATTTCTTGGAAATCTCGATCCTCGTTGCATCTTCTTCCAGTGATCTTTCTTTGGATGATCTCGTGGTCTCATTTCGTCCAATTCCTGGGATTAATTTTGGATCTAGCGATGCTGTGTTTGTCCGTTATCATGGTTAGTGCATGAAATTTTACGCTCTTTATTTGCAGCTTACCAGAGATTCGTGATCCGCTAGCTAGAAGGGTTTGGAACACACCATCTCACCagattttcttaaattttttgggTGTTTTCGTGAGATAGCTTTAgatctcctctcctctcctcaaTAGCCTTCCGATTTTTCCTCTGGTTCTGTGTCcccatccctttttttttctttttccctgttTTATTGGTAGAAATCCGTAGTAAAAAATGGGTAGAAGGGGTGGGTTAAGGTTGAGGTTAGAATAGTAGTGATTTTTAAAGTTATAGGCTTTTAGGGTATCGCATAATTCGATGGTTATGGGGACGGGCATCCGTGACTTGCGAGGAACGACGAGTGGATTGACATACGAACACCCCTTCCATGACCAGACTTCCATCAATAATTTGAAGTCAGTAGGGCCACCCCCACCCATGTTAGAAAATGAGAGGTTCATCGACCTCCAAAACGTCCCCCAAACTTCCACTCTCTCCGGTCCCACATCCTCCATCCTCACCACAAGTGCCAATGCCTCATCCTCTGTGACTGCAAGCACGGAGTTGGATCCCGCGGAAGATGCGGAGCTTTTCTCCGACATAGTCCTCAGCTACATCAGCCAGATGCTTATGGAGGAGGACGTGGATGAAAAATTCGAGCACCCAGCTCTTCTAGCTGCGGAGAAGCCCTTCTATGATATCCTTGCCGAGAATAGTTCTCTTTCACCGGACCAGCCCCCTTTGTCTTCCAACCATAGTTCAGGTAGCCCTGATGATTCTTCCAATAACCACTATGGGAGTTCCAGTGGCTATGTTAGCAAAAATTTGGTGGTAGATAATAATAGCTGGCCCTATGATTCACTTGAGTATCAGCAGCTACAGACTCACCCTGCTCCTGTTGATTACTTCTCTCAGTCTTCATTTTCTTCCAGCAATATCGTAGAAGGATTAGATGAGACGCTGGCAAATACAGTTGCAGTTCCTGATCTCTTTTCTGAGAGCCAACCTGCTTGGGAACAGTTCAGGAGGGGAGTCGAGGAGGCGCGCAAGTTCCTCCCTAGCGAGGATAAGTTGGTGATCGATTTGGAGGCCAATGGTTTCTCTTTACCTCGGGAGGAAGTGAAGCAAGAGAATAAATTGGTCGAGGTCAAGGCAGAGAAGGAGGAGAGGCAGGGGTCGCGGGGTCGGAAGAATCCACATGGTGACGATTGGGAGTTGGAGGAGGGGAGAAGCAATAAACAGTCAGCTGTTTTCCCGGATCAGACCGTTCGTACCGACATGTTTGATAGGATCTTGCTGTATACCGGGGAGGCATGTTTAAAAGGTCCTTCTGAACTTCGAGCTGCAATGGAGAAGGAGGCGAGCAGAAGGTCTCAGAGCAACCAATCTAAAGGGTCCGGCGGTGGAAAGGGTCGCGGGAAGAGGCAACCTAAGAGGGAGGTGGTGGATCTTAGAACCATCCTCATCCACTGTGCTCAGGCTGTGGCAATCGACGATCGCCGGAATGCAAATGAACTACTGAAGCAGATCAGGCAGCACTCTTCCCCTTATGGAGATGCGACTCAGAGGCTGGCCCACTACTTCGCCGATGGGCTTCAGGCTCGCCTAGCTGGTACGGGGAGCGAAATCTACAATTCTCTGGTGGCGAAACGGAGTTGTACGGCGGACATCTTGAAGGCACATCATCTGTACATGTCTGCGTGCCCTTTTAAGAAGATCTCCCATTTCTTCTCCAGCCAGACCATTTTGAACGTAGCTGAGAAGGCGACGAGGGTGCACATAGTAGACTATGGCATCGGCTACGGCTTCCAATGGCCATGTTTCCTCCAACGCCTCTCTACCAGGCCTGGTGGGCCCCCGAGGCTTCGGATCACCGGTATTGATGAGCCCCAGCCAGGTTTCCGTCCGACGGAGCGGATCGAGGAGACGGGGCGTCGATTAGCTGATTACTGCCGGAGCTTCGACATTCCCTTCGAATACCACGCTATTGCAGCCAAATGGGAGACCATCCGAGTGGAGGATATCAACATTGATAAAGACGAGGTGCTCATCGTGAGCTGTCTGTTTCGGTTCAGGCATCTGATGGATGAGACTGTGGTGTTGGATAGCCCAAGAAATATGGTCCTGAATACCATTAGGAAGATGAATCCAGAGGTATTCATCAATGTGATCATGAACGGCTCGTACAGCGCTCCCTTCTTTGTCACGCGCTTTCGGGAAGCATTGTTCCACTTCTCGGCCTTGTTTGATATGCTCGAAACGAATGTGCCGCGGGAAGATGCTCAGAGGCAGCTGATCGAAAGGGACCTCTTCGGACGGGAGGTTCTTAATGTCATCGCCTGCGAAGGCTTGGAAAGGGTGGAGAGGCCTGAGACTTACAAACAGTGGCAGGTGAGGACCCTCCGGGCGGGGTTCACACAGCTTCCGCTGGACCCGGACATCGTGAAAAAATCCAGAGACAAGGTGAACGCAGGCTACCACAAGGATTTTATTGTAGATGAGGATGGCAAATGGCTGCTGCAGGGGTGGAAAGGGCGCATCATCTATGCCCTCTCCTCTTGGAAACCCAACCACGCTAGCTAGTCTCTTTCCGGAGACATGGTGCACCGTATGCTGTAAATGGAGACGCATGATCCACTAGTCTGTTTTACCTACAGACTGCTCTTGATGACTTATG contains these protein-coding regions:
- the LOC105045646 gene encoding scarecrow-like protein 9, producing the protein MVMGTGIRDLRGTTSGLTYEHPFHDQTSINNLKSVGPPPPMLENERFIDLQNVPQTSTLSGPTSSILTTSANASSSVTASTELDPAEDAELFSDIVLSYISQMLMEEDVDEKFEHPALLAAEKPFYDILAENSSLSPDQPPLSSNHSSGSPDDSSNNHYGSSSGYVSKNLVVDNNSWPYDSLEYQQLQTHPAPVDYFSQSSFSSSNIVEGLDETLANTVAVPDLFSESQPAWEQFRRGVEEARKFLPSEDKLVIDLEANGFSLPREEVKQENKLVEVKAEKEERQGSRGRKNPHGDDWELEEGRSNKQSAVFPDQTVRTDMFDRILLYTGEACLKGPSELRAAMEKEASRRSQSNQSKGSGGGKGRGKRQPKREVVDLRTILIHCAQAVAIDDRRNANELLKQIRQHSSPYGDATQRLAHYFADGLQARLAGTGSEIYNSLVAKRSCTADILKAHHLYMSACPFKKISHFFSSQTILNVAEKATRVHIVDYGIGYGFQWPCFLQRLSTRPGGPPRLRITGIDEPQPGFRPTERIEETGRRLADYCRSFDIPFEYHAIAAKWETIRVEDINIDKDEVLIVSCLFRFRHLMDETVVLDSPRNMVLNTIRKMNPEVFINVIMNGSYSAPFFVTRFREALFHFSALFDMLETNVPREDAQRQLIERDLFGREVLNVIACEGLERVERPETYKQWQVRTLRAGFTQLPLDPDIVKKSRDKVNAGYHKDFIVDEDGKWLLQGWKGRIIYALSSWKPNHAS